A portion of the Paucilactobacillus hokkaidonensis JCM 18461 genome contains these proteins:
- a CDS encoding lipoate--protein ligase encodes MRYVSMKSHNIGENLATEQYLMNNKDFGEPLLLFYYEEPCIIVGRNQNTLEEIDQKYVQDNNIRVTRRLSGGGAVYQDLGNLCFSFVVDNSSEEFGDFKSFTQPIVDALHEMGASGVEVSGRNDILVDGHKFSGNAMYTRNGKTFSHGTLMLNVDLDVVTHALNVPEDKIKSKGIKSVRSRVTNLKPYLDPEYQNLTVPEFRDILLKKLFHVDDLAQIKEQEYVVTEDEQVKIDKIYEESYNNWDWVYGKSPEFTVKKRQHFDMGTVDARIQVDDGKIENIKFFGDFFGPQDVTQLAEQLKGITYNRETLTKVLTQANTNQYIVGVTVEQLVDLLA; translated from the coding sequence ATGCGTTACGTATCTATGAAATCCCATAATATCGGTGAGAATTTGGCGACAGAACAATATCTGATGAATAATAAGGACTTTGGGGAGCCCTTATTACTATTTTATTATGAAGAACCTTGCATCATTGTTGGTCGAAACCAAAATACGTTGGAAGAAATTGATCAAAAATATGTTCAGGATAATAATATTCGCGTTACTCGGCGATTATCTGGTGGTGGAGCAGTTTATCAAGATTTAGGTAATCTATGCTTTAGTTTCGTTGTTGATAATAGTAGCGAAGAGTTTGGTGATTTTAAATCATTTACCCAACCAATCGTTGATGCACTTCATGAAATGGGTGCTTCAGGTGTAGAAGTAAGTGGTCGTAACGATATTTTGGTTGATGGCCACAAGTTTTCTGGAAACGCCATGTACACGCGTAACGGCAAAACATTCTCACATGGTACACTGATGCTTAATGTCGATTTGGACGTTGTTACGCATGCTTTAAATGTCCCTGAGGATAAAATTAAATCTAAGGGAATCAAATCAGTTCGTTCACGGGTAACGAATCTCAAACCATATTTAGATCCTGAATATCAAAATTTAACTGTTCCAGAATTTCGCGATATCTTATTAAAAAAGTTATTCCATGTTGACGATCTAGCTCAGATTAAGGAACAAGAATATGTTGTTACAGAAGACGAGCAAGTTAAAATCGATAAAATTTATGAAGAATCATATAATAATTGGGACTGGGTTTATGGCAAGTCACCAGAGTTTACAGTTAAAAAGAGACAACATTTTGACATGGGTACCGTTGATGCCAGAATACAAGTTGATGATGGAAAAATCGAAAACATTAAATTCTTTGGAGATTTCTTTGGGCCACAAGATGTTACTCAATTAGCTGAGCAATTAAAGGGAATTACCTATAACCGAGAAACATTAACAAAGGTTTTAACACAGGCTAATACGAATCAATACATTGTCGGAGTGACAGTGGAACAATTAGTTGATTTGCTGGCATAA
- a CDS encoding universal stress protein has product MTQQYQNILAPVDGSKATAQVIDKAIQIALQNDTHLDILNVVEVNQFSDSYGGAVSGDVIYGLVEEIETRLNDLKKRATDAGLTDVSIHVRFGNPKPVIAREFPGDHKNELIVIGTTGLSAVERFMVGSVTSYVNRTAKSDVLIVKIK; this is encoded by the coding sequence ATGACACAACAGTATCAAAATATTCTTGCTCCAGTCGATGGATCCAAAGCAACTGCTCAGGTAATTGATAAAGCAATTCAAATTGCTTTGCAAAATGATACCCATCTGGACATCCTTAATGTAGTTGAAGTAAATCAATTCAGCGACAGTTATGGTGGTGCCGTGAGTGGCGATGTCATTTATGGCCTTGTTGAAGAAATTGAAACACGATTAAATGATTTAAAGAAAAGAGCTACGGATGCTGGTTTAACAGATGTTAGCATCCATGTTCGGTTTGGTAATCCAAAACCAGTTATTGCTCGTGAATTCCCAGGCGATCATAAAAATGAATTAATCGTTATTGGTACTACTGGTTTGTCTGCAGTAGAACGTTTCATGGTGGGATCGGTTACTAGCTATGTTAATCGAACTGCTAAATCAGATGTATTGATTGTGAAAATTAAATAG
- a CDS encoding phosphoketolase family protein produces MAVDYDSKEYLESVDAYWRAANYLSVGQLFLKDNPLLQSDLKASDVKVKPIGHWGTIVPQNFIYAHLNRAIKKYDLNMFYIEGSGHGGQVMVSNSYLDGSYSDIYPDVSQDLEGMKHLFKQFSFPGGVASHAAPETPGSIHEGGELGYSLSHGVGAILDNPDVIAAVEIGDGEAETGPLAASWFSDKFINPINDGAVLPILQVNGFKISNPTIVSRMSDADLTKYFEGMGWDPLFVNVYDKPVSQAHEEMAKTVDEAVEKIKAIQKNARDNNDDSLPVWPMIVLRAPKGWTGPKENLDGEPIENSFRAHQIPIPVDQNHMEHKELLINWLKSYKPEELFNEDGTVKDEIKAIIPAGNSRMAVNPITNGGINPEPLKLPDYREFAVDNKVPGKEVKEDMAVWSQWLGAVIKKNPTTFRAFGPDESMSNRLYGIFDVTNRQWMEEIKEPNDQYVAHAGRLIDSQLSEHQAEGWLEGYVLTGRHGLFATYESFGRVVDSMLTQHMKWLRKAKEQNWRHDYPSLNFINTSTVFQQDHNGYTHQDPGMLTHMAEKKADLVREYLPADANTLLAVGNKAFTEREVINIITTSKHPRQQWFSIDEATQLVNNGLGYVDWASTDQGLKPDIVFAAAGTEPTLESLAAIDILHDEFPELKIRFINVVDILKLRTQKKDPRGLTDDEFDRYFTTDAPIIFAFHGFEDMIESIFFDRHNHNINIHGYRENGDITTPFDMRVLNQLDRFDLAKDAILSVPAYAEKSAYFAQRMDDMIAKHNHFIRTEGTDLPEVMNWQWKGLK; encoded by the coding sequence ATGGCAGTAGATTACGATTCCAAAGAATATTTGGAAAGTGTTGATGCATACTGGCGCGCAGCCAATTACCTCTCAGTTGGACAATTGTTCTTAAAGGACAATCCATTACTTCAAAGCGACTTAAAGGCTTCCGATGTTAAAGTTAAGCCAATTGGGCACTGGGGCACGATTGTTCCGCAAAACTTCATTTACGCACATCTAAACCGTGCGATTAAGAAGTATGATTTGAACATGTTTTATATCGAAGGTTCAGGTCATGGTGGCCAAGTTATGGTTTCTAACTCATATCTTGATGGAAGTTATAGCGACATTTATCCCGATGTATCTCAAGATCTTGAAGGGATGAAGCATTTATTCAAACAATTTTCATTCCCAGGTGGTGTGGCTTCCCACGCTGCCCCTGAAACACCAGGTTCAATTCATGAAGGTGGAGAACTTGGTTATTCACTATCTCACGGTGTTGGTGCCATCTTGGATAACCCAGACGTCATTGCTGCTGTTGAAATTGGTGATGGTGAAGCTGAAACTGGTCCATTAGCAGCATCATGGTTCTCAGACAAGTTCATCAATCCTATTAATGACGGTGCAGTTTTACCAATTTTACAAGTTAATGGATTTAAGATTTCAAACCCAACCATCGTTTCTCGTATGAGCGACGCTGATTTGACTAAATACTTTGAAGGTATGGGTTGGGATCCATTGTTCGTTAATGTGTATGACAAACCAGTTTCACAAGCACATGAAGAAATGGCTAAGACAGTTGATGAAGCTGTTGAAAAAATAAAAGCTATCCAAAAGAATGCGCGTGATAACAATGACGATTCACTACCAGTATGGCCAATGATCGTTCTTCGTGCACCTAAGGGCTGGACTGGTCCTAAGGAAAACTTGGATGGTGAACCAATTGAAAATTCATTCCGTGCGCACCAAATTCCAATTCCAGTAGATCAAAATCACATGGAACATAAAGAATTATTGATCAACTGGTTGAAATCATATAAACCAGAAGAATTATTTAATGAAGACGGAACAGTTAAAGATGAAATTAAAGCAATCATTCCAGCAGGCAACAGTCGGATGGCCGTTAACCCAATCACAAATGGTGGGATTAACCCAGAACCTTTGAAGTTGCCAGATTACCGCGAATTTGCGGTTGATAATAAGGTTCCTGGTAAAGAAGTTAAAGAAGATATGGCTGTTTGGTCACAGTGGCTAGGCGCCGTTATCAAGAAAAATCCTACTACATTCCGTGCCTTCGGACCTGATGAGTCAATGTCAAACCGTCTCTACGGTATTTTTGATGTTACCAATCGCCAATGGATGGAAGAAATCAAAGAACCTAATGATCAATATGTTGCTCATGCCGGTCGTTTGATTGATTCACAATTATCAGAACATCAAGCTGAAGGTTGGCTTGAAGGATATGTTCTAACTGGTCGTCATGGCTTATTTGCCACATACGAATCATTTGGACGTGTAGTTGATTCAATGTTGACTCAACATATGAAGTGGTTACGTAAGGCCAAGGAACAAAATTGGCGTCACGATTACCCATCATTGAACTTTATTAATACTTCAACTGTCTTTCAGCAGGATCATAACGGTTATACTCATCAAGATCCTGGTATGTTGACACATATGGCTGAAAAGAAAGCTGATTTGGTTCGTGAATACTTGCCAGCTGATGCTAATACATTGTTGGCTGTAGGTAACAAGGCATTTACTGAGCGTGAAGTTATTAATATCATTACAACTTCAAAGCATCCACGGCAACAATGGTTCTCAATTGATGAAGCCACACAATTAGTTAATAATGGTCTTGGCTATGTTGATTGGGCTTCTACTGATCAAGGTTTAAAACCAGATATTGTCTTTGCTGCAGCCGGTACAGAGCCAACGCTTGAATCATTAGCAGCTATTGATATTTTGCATGATGAATTTCCAGAATTGAAGATTCGCTTTATTAACGTGGTTGATATTTTGAAGCTTCGGACACAAAAGAAAGATCCTCGTGGATTGACTGATGATGAATTTGATCGTTACTTTACGACTGATGCACCAATTATCTTCGCATTCCATGGCTTTGAAGATATGATTGAAAGTATCTTCTTTGATCGTCATAACCACAACATCAATATTCATGGCTATCGTGAAAATGGTGATATTACAACACCATTTGATATGCGTGTCTTGAACCAATTAGATCGCTTTGATCTTGCTAAGGATGCTATCCTTTCAGTTCCTGCTTATGCTGAAAAGAGTGCTTACTTTGCACAACGAATGGATGATATGATTGCTAAACATAATCACTTTATCCGTACTGAAGGAACAGATCTTCCTGAAGTTATGAATTGGCAATGGAAGGGTCTTAAGTAA
- a CDS encoding glycerate kinase, whose protein sequence is MKFVIAPDSFKGGMTAKEAATAIQTGLERIYPNAEYVKVPMADGGEGTVQSLVDATNGKLVSASVTGPLATQVKANFGILGDQTTAVIEMAQASGIQYVNSHTHNPLVTTTFGTGELIIKALDYGAKTIILGIGGSATNDGGAGMAQALGVKLLDEANNDLAYGGGELGKLRYINDEQIDSRIKETNFIIASDVTNPLVGAEGASAVFGPQKGATDGMVKILDQNLTHYAKIIKEFLGKDLANYPGAGAAGGLGAGLLAFTPAKMQKGIDIVIKYSRLSEKAKNADIIFTGEGGIDFQTKFGKTPYGVAMATKKIAPDAPVIVVAGNVGSGVESLYSKDSIDAIFPIVPGVTTLPKAIKNGPANLANSAENIGRLIFSLKK, encoded by the coding sequence ATGAAATTTGTAATTGCACCAGATTCTTTTAAAGGTGGTATGACGGCTAAAGAGGCGGCTACAGCTATTCAGACTGGACTTGAACGAATATACCCAAATGCAGAGTACGTTAAGGTTCCGATGGCAGATGGTGGCGAAGGAACAGTACAATCGCTAGTAGATGCAACCAATGGTAAATTAGTATCTGCATCTGTTACTGGTCCATTGGCTACTCAAGTTAAAGCTAATTTTGGTATTTTGGGAGATCAGACTACTGCTGTGATTGAAATGGCACAGGCAAGTGGCATTCAATATGTTAATAGTCATACACACAATCCCTTAGTTACCACTACATTTGGAACTGGAGAACTGATCATCAAAGCGTTGGACTACGGGGCTAAAACAATTATTTTAGGAATTGGCGGTAGTGCAACTAATGATGGTGGTGCAGGAATGGCGCAAGCTTTAGGTGTAAAATTATTGGATGAAGCCAATAATGATTTAGCATATGGTGGCGGTGAGCTAGGAAAACTGCGCTATATTAATGACGAACAAATTGATTCTCGTATAAAAGAGACTAATTTTATTATTGCCTCTGATGTTACTAACCCCTTAGTAGGAGCAGAAGGTGCATCAGCTGTTTTTGGGCCACAAAAAGGGGCGACAGATGGCATGGTTAAAATTCTTGATCAGAACCTGACGCATTATGCAAAAATAATAAAAGAATTTTTGGGTAAAGATTTGGCGAATTATCCGGGAGCTGGAGCTGCTGGTGGTTTAGGAGCGGGATTGCTTGCATTTACACCCGCCAAAATGCAAAAAGGAATAGATATTGTGATTAAATACTCTCGATTATCGGAGAAAGCCAAGAATGCTGACATTATTTTTACCGGTGAAGGTGGTATCGACTTTCAAACTAAATTTGGTAAAACTCCTTATGGTGTGGCAATGGCGACAAAAAAGATTGCCCCTGATGCACCAGTAATTGTTGTTGCTGGAAATGTGGGAAGTGGGGTAGAGTCTTTGTACAGTAAAGATTCAATTGATGCTATTTTTCCAATTGTGCCTGGAGTTACAACCCTGCCAAAAGCGATTAAAAATGGTCCAGCTAATTTAGCTAATTCAGCTGAAAACATTGGTCGGCTAATTTTTTCTTTAAAAAAATAG
- a CDS encoding GntP family permease, with protein MDVGVTVSWWAALIGLALAIILILWKLNPVYSLLLGAIVGSILGGANLVQTINILVVGSQSVVGTILRVLAAGMLAGVMMESGSADTLARTIVMKLGDRLAIFALALATMVITAVGVFIPVAVLIVAPIALEAGKRMHISKLALLVALSGGGKAGNIISPNPNTIAAAKGFGVELSQVMIADFIPALFGLAMTVVLASLLRNKGSKVLDEDIANLTADTPERTDLPSLKSSLVTPVVAIILLLLNPIGSIFHIDFLTKFNLDALYVLPIAAIIGAIAMGQGKKIREYAQSGMGRMTDVVLILIGAGAIGGLITNSSLPQQVINLIKASHLSGTILAPIAGILMAAAAASTSTGVILATGSFGKAILGFGVAPLAAAAMVHTGAIVIDHLPHGNYFHVTANAMHMDITERSKGILYESIIGLTCAFVATIMYGFLHL; from the coding sequence ATGGATGTAGGGGTGACTGTTTCTTGGTGGGCGGCGTTAATTGGATTGGCATTAGCAATTATTTTAATATTATGGAAGCTAAATCCGGTTTATTCGCTATTACTGGGAGCAATTGTTGGTTCAATTTTAGGTGGTGCAAATCTTGTTCAAACAATTAATATTCTGGTTGTTGGTTCACAAAGTGTTGTAGGAACAATTTTACGAGTCTTAGCAGCTGGAATGTTAGCAGGTGTGATGATGGAATCTGGATCAGCAGATACTTTAGCGCGTACGATTGTAATGAAGCTTGGTGATCGTTTGGCTATCTTTGCGTTAGCTCTAGCAACAATGGTCATAACAGCTGTGGGTGTTTTTATTCCTGTAGCAGTTTTGATAGTTGCTCCAATAGCGCTTGAAGCTGGTAAAAGAATGCATATTTCTAAGCTGGCTTTATTAGTAGCTTTATCTGGTGGTGGTAAAGCAGGAAATATTATCTCACCAAATCCAAATACAATTGCTGCAGCCAAGGGATTTGGTGTTGAACTAAGTCAAGTTATGATAGCTGACTTTATTCCAGCTTTGTTTGGATTAGCCATGACAGTAGTTTTGGCTTCATTATTAAGAAATAAAGGTTCTAAAGTATTGGATGAAGATATTGCCAACTTAACTGCGGATACACCTGAACGGACTGATTTACCTAGCTTAAAAAGCTCATTGGTAACACCAGTCGTTGCAATTATTTTGTTATTATTAAATCCAATTGGTTCAATTTTTCACATTGATTTTCTAACTAAGTTTAATCTGGATGCTCTATATGTGTTACCTATTGCGGCTATTATTGGCGCAATAGCAATGGGACAGGGCAAGAAAATAAGAGAGTATGCACAATCTGGAATGGGACGGATGACAGATGTTGTCCTAATTTTGATTGGTGCAGGAGCAATTGGTGGACTAATTACCAATTCTAGCTTGCCACAACAAGTTATCAATTTAATCAAAGCATCCCATTTGTCGGGGACGATATTAGCCCCAATAGCTGGTATCTTAATGGCCGCAGCCGCAGCTTCAACATCTACAGGGGTTATTTTAGCGACTGGATCATTTGGTAAAGCTATCTTAGGCTTCGGAGTTGCGCCATTAGCTGCTGCAGCAATGGTGCATACAGGTGCGATTGTTATTGACCACCTTCCACACGGTAATTATTTCCATGTTACAGCTAATGCTATGCATATGGATATTACTGAACGTTCTAAGGGTATTTTATATGAATCAATAATTGGTTTGACGTGTGCGTTTGTTGCAACGATTATGTATGGATTCTTACACTTATAA
- a CDS encoding GntR family transcriptional regulator, whose translation MADLVYRKVMHDLKARIFKNEFNNKRLPDERSLSESYGVSRSSIKRALNVLAQQGIIFKKRGSGTFINPLYLKNQSLFNYEGTNLGVTDSFHLDGKTPTVKLLDYQVVPASKEMQQDLFLNDNDFVYQIKRLRLFDDKPIIIETGYIPIKIVPALTRDVVEGSIFNYLEDIEGKSVTKSFLSILAEPSNKEDQKLLGLTEKEPVGIMEGIFFLDDGTPFEVSNMRLHYKYLKYNTFVSLSEE comes from the coding sequence ATGGCAGACTTAGTATATCGCAAGGTCATGCATGATCTCAAAGCACGAATCTTTAAAAATGAATTTAATAATAAAAGATTGCCAGATGAACGTAGTTTAAGTGAGTCTTATGGTGTAAGCCGTAGCTCAATCAAACGAGCGTTGAATGTGCTGGCGCAGCAAGGAATTATTTTCAAGAAGCGTGGTTCTGGTACATTTATCAACCCACTGTATTTGAAAAACCAGTCCTTATTTAACTATGAAGGAACTAATCTTGGAGTTACCGATAGCTTTCATCTAGATGGTAAAACGCCTACTGTAAAATTGCTTGATTATCAGGTAGTTCCTGCTAGTAAAGAAATGCAACAAGACCTCTTTTTAAATGATAACGATTTTGTTTATCAAATCAAGCGGTTGCGTTTATTTGATGACAAACCAATTATTATTGAAACGGGATATATTCCAATAAAAATAGTTCCAGCATTAACTCGTGATGTTGTTGAAGGCTCTATTTTTAATTATTTGGAAGATATTGAAGGTAAATCAGTTACTAAGTCTTTCTTGTCAATTCTAGCAGAACCATCCAATAAAGAGGATCAAAAATTGCTCGGATTAACGGAAAAGGAACCAGTAGGTATCATGGAAGGTATCTTTTTCTTGGATGATGGAACTCCATTTGAAGTTTCAAATATGAGATTACATTATAAGTATCTGAAGTACAATACGTTTGTTAGTTTGAGTGAGGAATAA
- the ybaK gene encoding Cys-tRNA(Pro) deacylase → MSKKKKVKKTLVEQILDKNKISYEQATFPTHQEGDVAQLSVDHSNIDEHLIYKTLVLEGNTTGPVVGVLPVDYHLDEKKLAKASGNKKVNMVPLKDLLKTTGYEHGANTPIGIYEKFKYPIYIDQSAQEPATIYVSSGKIGRSVKINAVDLTNLVHAEFVDLQQN, encoded by the coding sequence ATGTCCAAAAAGAAAAAAGTAAAAAAAACTCTAGTAGAACAAATCCTAGATAAAAATAAAATCTCCTACGAACAAGCTACATTTCCAACCCATCAAGAAGGTGATGTAGCACAACTAAGTGTTGATCATAGTAATATTGATGAACATCTAATCTATAAAACATTGGTACTAGAAGGTAACACTACCGGACCAGTAGTTGGGGTTTTACCAGTTGACTACCATTTGGATGAAAAAAAATTAGCAAAAGCTTCCGGTAACAAAAAAGTCAACATGGTACCTTTAAAAGACTTATTAAAGACCACCGGCTATGAACATGGTGCTAATACCCCCATTGGCATTTATGAAAAGTTTAAATATCCGATATATATCGATCAATCAGCCCAGGAACCAGCGACAATTTACGTTTCTTCTGGTAAAATCGGACGATCAGTTAAAATTAATGCTGTTGATCTGACAAATTTGGTTCATGCCGAATTTGTTGATTTGCAGCAAAATTAA
- a CDS encoding HD domain-containing protein, whose product MKAEQTRQLSQIKQFVFEQEGQDKSGHGMDHLQRVTNMISQICKQEPADQFIALSAGWLHDVIDDKLTHNPQEQQDKVVALLRKIGMNDTQIEAIMVIITNMSFSKTLDGKQYRLSLEGQIVQDADRLDAIGALGIARAFYYSGHAGEKIYDPQKKPRLNMTKEQYRHEPGTAINHFYEKLLLLTDQLNTTAAKKIGAKRQQVMQDFLTEFKNEWNGTTESVR is encoded by the coding sequence ATGAAAGCTGAACAAACTCGACAATTATCCCAAATTAAACAATTTGTGTTTGAACAAGAGGGTCAAGATAAAAGTGGTCATGGAATGGATCATTTGCAGCGGGTCACCAACATGATCAGTCAAATTTGCAAGCAAGAACCTGCTGATCAATTTATTGCACTCAGTGCTGGATGGTTGCATGATGTGATCGATGATAAATTAACGCATAATCCACAAGAACAACAGGATAAAGTTGTGGCATTGTTACGTAAAATTGGTATGAATGATACTCAAATAGAAGCGATTATGGTAATTATCACTAATATGTCATTTTCAAAAACACTAGATGGCAAGCAATATAGGCTTTCACTAGAGGGCCAAATCGTGCAGGATGCTGACCGCTTGGATGCGATTGGGGCACTTGGTATTGCTAGAGCCTTTTATTATAGCGGTCATGCTGGTGAAAAAATTTATGATCCACAAAAAAAGCCACGGTTGAACATGACAAAGGAACAGTATCGTCATGAACCGGGGACTGCGATTAATCATTTTTATGAGAAATTATTGTTATTGACAGACCAATTAAATACAACTGCGGCCAAAAAAATTGGCGCTAAACGACAACAAGTAATGCAGGACTTTTTGACTGAATTTAAAAACGAGTGGAATGGGACTACAGAAAGTGTCCGATAA
- a CDS encoding chorismate mutase: MDELRQQINECDDQIMQLLDHRFQIVRKVAQYKQDHQLPIRQNKRMDELVQRLSSQYSGENISKQFVQQLYQIIMEHAIELEEKEIGHED; this comes from the coding sequence ATGGATGAATTGCGACAACAAATTAATGAATGCGATGATCAGATCATGCAACTGCTAGATCACCGGTTCCAAATTGTACGAAAAGTTGCGCAGTACAAACAGGATCACCAACTTCCAATTCGACAAAATAAGCGGATGGATGAATTGGTGCAACGGTTGAGTAGTCAGTATAGTGGTGAAAATATATCAAAACAATTTGTGCAGCAACTCTATCAGATAATTATGGAGCACGCCATTGAACTAGAAGAAAAAGAGATTGGACATGAAGATTAG
- a CDS encoding shikimate kinase: MRQLVLVGFMGAGKTTVGAQLATKMNTYQRDLDQLIEQRLGETIASYFDRVGEHQFRQFETQILQEYADQSAILSTGGGIVMQTINRQILKQSSAPVVYLRTQPEELLHRLKDDLDRPLLKQMDHAAFIKLWQYREPLYQEVADVTIETDQLTPTQIVSEIINQLEMR; the protein is encoded by the coding sequence ATGAGACAGTTAGTATTGGTTGGTTTTATGGGCGCGGGGAAAACAACTGTTGGAGCTCAATTAGCAACCAAAATGAATACATATCAACGTGATCTAGATCAATTAATCGAACAACGATTAGGTGAAACGATTGCAAGCTATTTTGATCGAGTCGGTGAACATCAATTTCGACAATTCGAAACGCAAATATTACAAGAATACGCAGATCAAAGTGCAATTTTATCGACTGGTGGTGGAATTGTGATGCAGACAATCAATCGGCAAATATTAAAACAGTCATCTGCACCTGTAGTTTACTTGAGAACGCAGCCAGAAGAATTGTTACATCGTTTGAAAGATGATTTAGATCGACCACTGTTAAAGCAAATGGACCATGCAGCGTTTATCAAACTGTGGCAATATCGCGAACCGTTGTATCAAGAGGTTGCAGATGTGACAATCGAAACGGATCAGTTAACTCCGACACAAATTGTTAGTGAAATCATTAATCAGTTAGAAATGAGGTAA
- a CDS encoding prephenate dehydrogenase — protein MKFVVVGLGEMGASLALTMKNKLANTEVVGVDRDEESLRLALENGIVDTTTTNLQTAVADADVIVLATPTKVIINYLHQLVKLPLKNDVIVTDTGSTKVQVMDAAQSLIKRGICFVGGHAMAGTQKAGVMAADKTLYESSPYFLISNQPTAVQKVKEILQPLQAKFTEISAVEHDQMMAQLSDLPHVVAAALVNSSEDMLEQEPELPHYAAGGFKDTTRIGGADPQMWTDVLLTNRPATLAALKNYQVQIQTMINNLENGDEAGIKAFFTASKATRAKF, from the coding sequence ATGAAATTTGTAGTGGTAGGACTAGGAGAAATGGGTGCGTCGTTAGCACTGACAATGAAAAATAAACTAGCTAATACTGAAGTTGTAGGTGTAGATCGAGATGAAGAGTCATTACGGTTGGCGCTTGAAAATGGAATTGTTGATACAACTACGACTAATTTGCAAACAGCTGTAGCAGATGCCGATGTAATTGTATTGGCCACACCTACTAAAGTGATTATTAATTACTTGCATCAGTTAGTGAAGTTACCTTTAAAAAATGACGTGATAGTAACTGATACTGGTAGTACCAAGGTTCAAGTAATGGACGCTGCGCAGTCTTTGATTAAAAGAGGAATTTGTTTTGTTGGCGGGCATGCAATGGCTGGAACTCAAAAGGCGGGTGTCATGGCTGCTGATAAAACTTTATATGAAAGTTCACCATATTTTTTGATTTCTAACCAACCAACAGCGGTTCAAAAAGTAAAAGAAATCTTACAGCCATTACAAGCTAAGTTTACTGAAATTAGTGCTGTTGAACATGATCAGATGATGGCACAATTGAGTGATTTACCCCATGTCGTTGCTGCTGCACTTGTTAATAGTAGTGAAGACATGCTAGAACAGGAGCCAGAATTACCGCACTATGCAGCTGGCGGCTTTAAGGATACAACTAGGATTGGCGGTGCTGATCCACAAATGTGGACAGATGTATTATTAACTAATCGGCCAGCGACATTGGCCGCCTTGAAGAACTATCAAGTTCAAATCCAAACAATGATCAATAATCTTGAAAATGGGGATGAAGCGGGTATTAAAGCTTTCTTCACTGCATCGAAGGCAACAAGAGCTAAATTTTAG